AATGCAGCATACTTCTATTCGGTCTACACTGTTGCTAGAGCAGCCACCTCTAAGGATTTCAAGGGTACTGATTTCTTTGAGACTAGTGCTATGCTTATCTCATTCATTCTGCTTGGGAAGTATCTTGAGATTTTGGCTAAGGGAAAGACATCAAATGCAATTGCGAAGCTCATGAACTTGACACCAGATACAGCTATATTGCTGACATTGGACAATGAAGGAAATGTCATTAGCGAGGAAGAAATCGACAGCAGGTTAGTTCAGAAGAACGATGTGATCAAAATCATCCCTGGTGCTAAGGTAGCTTCGGATGGATTTGTAATATGGGGCCAGAGTCATGTGAATGAGAGCATGATAACGGGCGAGGCACGGCCTGTGGCAAAGAGGAAAGGGGATACTGTTATTGGAGGAACTGTGAATGAGAATGGAGTCTTGCATATCAAGGCAACACGAGTCGGATCAGAAAGTGCACTTTCGCAGATTGTTCGACTAGTTGAGTCAGCTCAAATGGCCAAGGCACCTGTGCAGAAACTTGCAGACCGCATTTCAAAGTATTTTGTGCCTCTGGTAATTATATGATCCAAGAATTCTTACTTGGGAAGAAAACAAGTGATTTAACACTTATgcttatataaaattaaaggcTAAATTTTAAACTGATATCTTCTTATTTCAGGTCATCTTGATCTCATTTACAACATGGTTTGCTTGGTTTTTGGCTGGAAGATTCAATGCTTATCCAAAGTCTTGGATACCATCTTCTATGGATAGCTTTCAGCTTGCTTTACAGTTTGGGATCTCTGTCATGGTCATAGCTTGCCCTTGTGCTTTAGGCTTAGCAACGCCAACCGCAGTTATGGTTGGCACTGGAGTTGGTGCTTCTCAGGGTGTGCTAATTAAAGGAGGACAAGCATTAGAAAGTGCTCATAAGGTATGTCACGTGTGATCGACTAGCTCCTTGAATTATGGATTTGCTTTTTAGATGCTGTTAGCCTTTGAAAACTGAATTGTGATTGGTTCAGTCATAAAATAGTGAGAAGCAAATATGCATAGGAAGGGAAATTAAACTGTATGACGTGTTCTTTTCATATATTacttaatgaataaataaaaccAGAATTAAGAATGTTTTAGGAGCATTAAGTAATATATCGTTCTTTTGTTCTTCATATTTAGTATTGGTATTTGTTAAGCATGTGCTGGTTGATGAGGAATGCTGTTGTATGTTGTAacccaatatatatatatcaatatgATTCATGTTTCTCACTACCCATACTTGAATATCCTTATGATTGTCTTGTTCATTTGTAGGTGAATTGCATTGTTTTTGACAAGACAGGTACTCTCACTGTTGGGAAACCTGTGGTTGTTAACACAAAACTATTCACAAATATGGTACTCCGAGATTTCTACGAACTTGTAGCAGCAGCTGAGGTAAGGAGACAAACAACATTCAATTTCAGAAAACTTGTTTTATAACTATAATACCAATCTAATTTGATATTTGTTGTTTAAGTTGTTCTACAGTTCATATAATAGATGTTTATGCATATAGTAATGATTGCCAACAATGTTATTTGTCTATCTCAGGTGAATAGTGAGCATCCGCTGGGCAAGGCCGTTGTTGAATATGCGAAAAAATTTAAAGATGAAGAGAATCCTTCATGGCTGGAAGCACAAGATTTTGTTTCTATTACAGGACATGGAGTGAAGGCCACAGTACGAAACCAAGAAATAATTGTTGGTAACAAGAGTTTAATGACGAGTCACAGTATTGCAGTTCCTAGTGATGCTGAAGATATACTTGCTGAAGCTGAAGCAATGGCTCAAACTGGGATTTTAGTATCTATCAATAGGGAAGTAATTGGGGTTTTAGCAATATCCGATCCACTGAAACCAGGTGCCGAAGAAGTCATTTCTATTCTGAAGTCCATGAAAATCAGGAGCATTATGGTGACAGGGGACAATTGGGGCACTGCTAATTCTATTGCAAGGGAGGTTGGAATAGAGACTGTAATTGCTGAGGCCAAACCAgagcaaaaagcagagaaagtGAAGGAATTTCAGGTACTTGTTATGACTAATGATCACAACCTAGTATGTTTCAACTTAATTTCAAGAATTTGAAAGGGATCATTCATGCCTTTAACCTAAATATCACAACATTTGTGTGAAAGGTGGAGACTAATGAATCCTAAATCACTAAgttttaattaagaaaatcctgATTCCACAGCCTCTATTTCTCTAATTTCATCATATATTAGGTTATTTTGTCAAACAATGGACACTTTTTTAGGGGTCACGAGTCAAATTTATTCTTTGGAGGAGTATTTTGTTAAAAGAATTATCACCTGTTGCAGGTCACAAACTAGTTTTATACTTTCAAGTGTCATTTTGTCAGCAAAAAGGTCTTTCTTATTTTGGTGATTTATCTATCTTTGAGAAGAAAGTAACTATGAAGCCCATATATTTCTTCTGCTTAGTATTTATCACTCAAATTTGAGCCTCTTTTTTAATTCTACATCAATGTCATATCCATTAAGCTTGAGTCTAACTTCTGGGTCTATATTGCTGAGTTTAGTATTATATTTGGAGCTGTGATGTATgcattgcttttttttcttccgTGATCAGGCATCTGGCAAAACAGTGGCTATGGTAGGGGATGGCATCAACGATTCGCCTGCGCTTGTGGCAGCTGACGTGGGAATGGCGATAGGTGCTGGAACAGACATTGCCATTGAGGCAGCGGACATTGTCCTAATGAAGAGCAACTTGGAGGATGTCATAACTGCCATTGATCTTTCTAGAAAAACATTTTCGCGTATTCGCTTGAATTACTTTTGGGCTTTAGGCTATAATCTGCTTGGCATACCAATAGCTGCTGGAGCTCTATTCCCTTCTACAAGATTTCGGTTGCCACCATGGATCGCGGGGGCTGCTATGGCTGCATCCTCTGTTAGTGTTGTTTGTTGTTCTCTGTTGCTTAAATATTACAAGAGACCAAAGAAGCTAGATAACCTTGAGATAAGAAGCATAAGGATCGAGTCATCAAGTGATACCATGCATGGCAATTGAGGGTTTTGCTTCCTTTAGTTGGTCAAATATTATGTGTTTGGATATTTTCTTTGAAATAGAATATAGAGACATGATATATAGAAACCAGTTTCTGTCTTACACAAAAAATCCATATGCAATCTATATGCCAGAGTTGGCTAATTTATAGGTTTGGGATGAAAATTTGGTTAGAGCAAAGTAAAGAGTGTAAATATTGTGATTTATATAATTTGGAAAAATATGATCTAACGTGATATTTAAGTACACATGCCATTACTTTATCAATGAATATCGTGTATGATTGTATGAAACAGAAGTAAGAGGTGGAGAAGTGGGGGGAACTGCTTATGATGACAGATTTGTGAAGAGAGATTTTTAGGCATATGAATGATTTTTCTGTTGTATACTTCTGATTAATGATGTGATTCGGAATAGGTTGCTGAGTATTTCTCCTTGTAAATAtaacaaatatataaaaaaacatgatatatatatatatatatatattcttttgtTCAGATGGGttatttttagatatttatCACCATTAAACAATTTacttttatatcaaattttaataaaaagaagataaatttaaattgcatCAAGGTCAAGATTTAAATCTGAATGTCACCACTTAATCAATTGATAACAAACTTTgattcataataataataaacaacgataatattttaatctaataatttcCTAGAATGAAAAGATAATAAGAAGTATATGTGAGAAGCTACTCACTTGTGTATATATGTAAAAACAAAATGATACGTTTAAGTAGAAAGTCAACCATGAAAATTTGGTTGGTGCTTAACTTGCAAGTCTTCAAACataaaatgatcctatgcgttAAAGTTGTCAAAGAAGCCAGAAAGTTTATGGAGAATTTTTTCTCCAACACAGACTTCgtttttaattctcttttcttcttaatgttattttttttatttatttctttcttaaaattaattttatctcaTATCAATCAATGTAATTGGTGGAATTACCTTCTCTTAGTGTTGTCCTATTTTAAACCGTCAATTTCAACAAATCAATAAAATTCTTCATttgataagaaaaaaaaaaaaccttttaATGCTGTCCTATTTTAAGTAGTCTATTTCAACAAATCAATAAAATTCTTcgtttaataaaaaaaaaaagtagaaagTCAACCATTATATGTAcgtataaatatatttatatttataatatacttttaatatatattttatatttatgtgctccaataatttatttttgggAGAAAAAGAATCCTAACAGGGTTTTTTTTTGGGACCAACCTAATAGTTAATattcttgtattttttttttgttgatcaCTCGACCAAGCAAGTTAGTTTATTCTTCTTGGGTTTTTTGGTGTAATGGATATTCATGTTTGTATAGCTGGGCCACCTCACGAAAGTCATACTCCAGTCCATTCCGGCCCATATCGGCCCAGACCGGCCCATCCTCTATTAGGGTTTAGAATATGTTAAAAGGGAAAACTGAGGAAATCTTTCGTCTCCAACTTGAAACCCTAGGCTGCAACCAGAGCCAGAGCTCCTGCAGCAACCATGGTGCACGTTTCGTTTTACCGCAACTGTGAGTCTCCCTCCTTTCTCTTTCTGTGATCCTTTTCTAATCGATTTaggttttgtttttgttctctaacaatgaatgaatgaaacTCAGATGGGAAGACGTTCAAGAAGCCTCGTCGTCCGTACGAGAAGGAGAGGCTGGACGCGGAGCTGAAGCTGGTGGGAGAGTACGGACTCAGATGCAAGAGGGAGCTCTGGAGGGTGCAGTACGCACTCAGCAGGATCCGCAACAACGCTAGAACTCTCCTTACTCTCGACGAGAAGAACCCTCGCCGGATCTTCGAAGGTGAGGCTCTCCTCCGAAGGATGTTCCGTTACGGCCTCCTCGATGAGACACAGAACAAGCTCGATTACGTCCTCGCTCTCACCGTCGAGAACTTCCTCGAGCGCCGCCTCCAGACTCTCGTCTTCAAGTCCGGCATGGCCAAGTCCATCCACCACGCCAGGGTCCTCATCCGCCAGCGCCACATTAGgtcttcctttcttcttttcacttttttccaaaattttagGGTTTTAAATTCCTAATTTTCTATCACTCActgtttgtttgtttgtgcttATTGTCAAATTAAGAATCTGATTCTCCAAACATTCAAATAGCTCAAAATTATAGTCTGATCTCTTCATAGGTTTATAGTTTGGTAAAATTATTTTGCGCCAGTTTGACCTCTAAGTAGAATTGATCTTAGATATATAATTAGGATCATCATAATTATAGAGTGGTTTAGCTAAAAAAATTCACTCGAAAATCTCACCAGAATGCCTTGTTAgcttaaaaacattttgaaagtattatttaattatatgatTATTAAAGATCTGTGAAATATATATTTCGATGACAGAAAACTCGATGTGATTGGGTATTTGAAGAAGAACTTGTTTGCACTTTTGATGAATAGGTTTTATAATGTCGGTTTTTTTTTCTGGTTGGCAGGGTTGGAAGGCAGGTGGTGAACATCCCTTCATTCATGGTCAGGGTTGATTCCCAGAAGCACATTGACTTTTCGCTCACAAGTCCGCTTGGCGGTGGCCGTCCTGGAAGAGTGAAGCGAAGGAACCAGAGGGCTGCTGCTAAGAAGGCTTCTGGTGGAGATGgtgatgaggaagatgaagATTAAGTTATATGGATATATCTGTTCTCCCTACTTAGATCTTTTTCAAGcatttcattttctgtttctctaGACTTGTTAGTTTCCTGCCATGGTTAACTCTTATAATTTTGCAGTCTCTGTTTTTGTTTGAGGAAAAGCCGTGCTGAGAAAGGTTGAgacattttttgttttaaattgtttttattAATACTATTTAAGTTTTGTCCCAAATATCTGTGCTGTTTTCTTTGATGCTCCATAATGCTTTGATCTTTTGTAGTCTTTTCTTTCTAGGCTTTTGATAAAATTTTCTTACTTCAGATTATCCACTCattatgattgctcttggatAAAATTTTCTTACTTCATAAGCCATAGGATCATCATAATTATAGAGTGGTTTAGTCAGATCCTCTTCAATGTATAAGAAGTCCTTCATGCCAGAAAGAGTTATAGGATGATTTAGACATTTATATCAATGAGTAACCTAGGAAGGTACAAGCAAGAAGATGGTAATTTTGTCAGAACAAAATGCCAGCCATTGACAATGATTTATGAAAACCATTTGTGCAAACCTAAGCCTTTTAATGTGATTTTTCTGTGTCTCGGGTAAATTAGGTTGAAACCATCTTTAATTGATTTGCTTTAGTTATATAGTGGAATCAGAACAACCTACATTGACATTTTGCAAAAATAATGATATAAGCTTGGGTATGTGATTGCA
This sequence is a window from Arachis stenosperma cultivar V10309 chromosome 10, arast.V10309.gnm1.PFL2, whole genome shotgun sequence. Protein-coding genes within it:
- the LOC130955158 gene encoding probable copper-transporting ATPase HMA5, translating into MAKLLALSCLRNDRWGQLSPRPHYPSMPSYPKGVSLQKPDSEPESTAVFSVVGMTCAACAGSVEKAVKRLPGIREALVDVLNNRAQVFFFPSFVNEETIREAIEDCGFEATLLTDDVTDKSVQVCRIQIKGMTCTSCSSTVESALQALQGVIKAQVALATEEAGVQYNPNVITYEQIMDAIEDTGFEAVLISSGEDLSKIDLQVKGASADRSITLLEESLQALPGVLAVDIHPELNKVSISYKPDMTGPRNFIKVIEETGSGHFKAEIFPQEGGRRDTHRKKEIDQYYRSFLWSLLFTIPIFLTSMVLMYIPGIKDVLDAKVVNMLTVGEVARLVLATPVQFVIGRRFYSGSYKSLRRGSANMDVLIALGTNAAYFYSVYTVARAATSKDFKGTDFFETSAMLISFILLGKYLEILAKGKTSNAIAKLMNLTPDTAILLTLDNEGNVISEEEIDSRLVQKNDVIKIIPGAKVASDGFVIWGQSHVNESMITGEARPVAKRKGDTVIGGTVNENGVLHIKATRVGSESALSQIVRLVESAQMAKAPVQKLADRISKYFVPLVILISFTTWFAWFLAGRFNAYPKSWIPSSMDSFQLALQFGISVMVIACPCALGLATPTAVMVGTGVGASQGVLIKGGQALESAHKVNCIVFDKTGTLTVGKPVVVNTKLFTNMVLRDFYELVAAAEVNSEHPLGKAVVEYAKKFKDEENPSWLEAQDFVSITGHGVKATVRNQEIIVGNKSLMTSHSIAVPSDAEDILAEAEAMAQTGILVSINREVIGVLAISDPLKPGAEEVISILKSMKIRSIMVTGDNWGTANSIAREVGIETVIAEAKPEQKAEKVKEFQASGKTVAMVGDGINDSPALVAADVGMAIGAGTDIAIEAADIVLMKSNLEDVITAIDLSRKTFSRIRLNYFWALGYNLLGIPIAAGALFPSTRFRLPPWIAGAAMAASSVSVVCCSLLLKYYKRPKKLDNLEIRSIRIESSSDTMHGN
- the LOC130958055 gene encoding 40S ribosomal protein S9-2, producing MVHVSFYRNYGKTFKKPRRPYEKERLDAELKLVGEYGLRCKRELWRVQYALSRIRNNARTLLTLDEKNPRRIFEGEALLRRMFRYGLLDETQNKLDYVLALTVENFLERRLQTLVFKSGMAKSIHHARVLIRQRHIRVGRQVVNIPSFMVRVDSQKHIDFSLTSPLGGGRPGRVKRRNQRAAAKKASGGDGDEEDED